The Phaseolus vulgaris cultivar G19833 chromosome 10, P. vulgaris v2.0, whole genome shotgun sequence DNA window TGCTAATCTTTAAACCAAAATCTtctagttgttgtttgagccaaagAATTTGTGAACAACAATTTCCAACAACTATGTGTTTTGCCTCTGCAGTGGAAAGAGCcacacaagcttgtttcttgctatgccaagaaataagacttgatccaagaaggtgacaagtcccacttgtgcatTTCCGGTCtagcttacaccctgcaaaagcagaatcagaatatccaattaagtgtataggagagtgagaaggataccataatctAACATTGGTTGTCCCCTTGAGATATTTGAGAATTCGTTTTGCAGCCTTGAGAtgagattcctttggatttgcttggaatcttgcacatagacacacgaAAAACATGATATCCGGCCTACTTGTTGTGAGATAAAGTAAGGAACTAATCAACCCTCtatatttggtttgatctaccTCTTTTCTAGCCACATCAGCATCCATATAGCAACTTGATGGCATAGGTGTGCTGGCTTCTTtgcaactttccatttcaaacttcttgagaatttctttgcagtactttgattgacttaggaAAATTCCATCTTTGGATTGCTTACCTGCAGTCCAAGAAAGAATGAAAGCTcccccatcattgacatttcaaattcTCCTTGCATGGCAGCCACAAACTCTTCACATAAACTATCTTTGGTAgcaccaaaaatgatgtcatcaacatagatttggaccaagataatttcagaatttgacttcttgataaAGAGAGTTTTGTCTATCATCCCTTTCTCATAGCCATTGGATAAAAGAAAGTTActaagcctttcataccactgccttggagcttgtttaaGCCCATACATGACCTTTTttcagcttgtatacatggttaggatgttgatgatcttcaaagtccggtggttgttcaacatagacttcctcattgatgattCCATTAACGAAAGCactcttaacatccatttgaaacaatttgaatccactcatacaagcaaaggaCAACAACAACCTTACAACTTCTAATCTtgcaactggagcaaaggtttcaccataatctatgccttTTTCTTGATTATAACCTTTAGCCACAAGTCTTTCCTTTTTTCTTGTTATCACTCCAGATTCATCCAGCTTgtttctgaaaacccatttgcttccaatgatgttcatctagTCATCCTTTGGAACAAGAAACCAAACATCATTTCTTGTGAATTGATGCAGTTCTTCATGTATGGCAGCTACCCATTtatcatccttgagagcttctcCAATTGATTTTGGTTCATTTTGGGAGACAAAGGTCATATGCTTGCAGTAGTTAAAGACAACACTACATGTAGAAACATCCTTCTGGATTTGGCCAATGATGTTCTCTACTGAAagatcccttggaattctccattcctTTGGCAGCTCTTCCTGTTGcaaaatttcaaccggttgtttcgcagaatcaatcgattgtttttctggacagGATTCCAATTTCTGCATAATGATGTTCTTCTCATCTTCTTCTGCATAATTCTTTGTAGAACCCTGATTTGTATGATTGATTTCATCGAACACCACATGAACAGACTCCTCCAAAGTCATAAGTCTCTtattgtagactctatatgcatggctAGTTGAAGAATAGCCAATGAAGATGCCATTTTcggctttttcatcaaacttgcCCAGATTTTCTTTCCTATTATTCAGAATGAAACATCTGCATCCAAACACCTTTAGGTGACTAATatttggcttccttccattgaaaagcTCATATGAagttttcttcaagattggccttataagcactctattcatcacataacaagaagtgCTCATTGCATCAGCCTAAAAATACTTGGGTAAGGAATATTCACTTAGCATGGTTCTTTCTAGTTCTCTAAGAGACATGTTCTTCCTCTCCACTACTCCATTCTGTTGAGGAGTTCTTGGtgcaaaaaaattatgaaaaattccCAGCTTTTCCCAAAAAGTGCtgaatttttcattttggaaCTCCCCTCCATGATCACCTAATTGTAATGATGTTGCTGCAACAAGATTTTGCCAATCTTTTggcaagcttcttgaatgcagagaaTGCCTCACTCTTTGACTCCAAGAACAACGTCCATGTATACATAGAAAAGTCATAATCAACAACAAGTGCATAGtagtttccaccaagactcatggttcttgaaggaccaaataaatccatgtgcagcagctcaaggggttttgaagtagaaacaatatttttcaatttgaaaGAATGCTTaatttgtttccctttttggcatgcttcacaaaaatggtctttctcaaacttgagtttgggtAACCCTATTACAAGatctttagatatcaatttattcaaatgatgcatgtgaatatgagctattcttctatgccataaccAAGATTCATCATGTTTTGAAAGAAGACTACCAATAGATGTAGGAGAAGAGATATCTAAAAGATAAACATTGTTGATCCTTTTACCAATCAACACTACTTCCTTTGAATTGGGTAGGCATATCTCACAAGAGTTGGACTTGAAGGTTACTTGATAACCCTtatcacatagttggctaatgctaagAAGACTGTGCTTGAGACCTTCCACATATAAGACATCATGAACCAAGAAGTTGTTCTTGTCTCCAATGGTGCCTCTTCCAAGaatctttcctttattgttgtctccataaGTCACATGTTCTTCTTGCTTGAAATTGATGTTCACAAACTTAGATTTATCTACAGTCATGTGTTTGGAACAACCACATCTCCATGTTTTCCATCAAGTTTACCTACAAAAGAGAAATTCAAGAAACAAGATTTGGttcccttacaaatgtgggtcctttgGCATTAACTTTATCATGAGGAACCTAAGAATTCTTGGGAATCCATCTCATTACTCCTTTAGGAACATAAAACTTCCTAATATTGCAGAATCTAACTGAGTGACCTCTCTTCATGCAATACAAACATGTAAAAACCagttgtttcgatttttcaatcggttgtttttatgacagttttgaaaaaggctttgaaaactcatttttcttgctctgtggattaaaacctaaaactgcttttccaaaaacacaattttgagatgccaagacaatctcaaagttggatttaccctttgaaagcctatccacaattttctcaaggtagtgaaccttcttttcaagagattcacaattttcacaaacaagtgagtcacacttgcaagaagagttcttgtaaagcatttctagattttcaaaatcagtttttgaattctcCAACTATTCTTCCAGTgccttgactctgttttcaagccagttattcaTACCTTTCAATCAGTTGTTCAAGAGAGTCAATCAGTTagcttcctcatgtgtttctttaaaagcttgaagaagttgactataattttcagcatttaaagaagtacaataacttacactacttgcatcATCCTCTTCCTTGGCCATCAAACACAAATTAgcttcttcatcttcacttgatgaggagcttgatgaagagacatcATTTTCGtcccaagcaatgtaggctttttttttttccttcttttccttcttgtttgACTTATTCTCTTTGTTCTCTTTATTTGGGCAttctgcctttatgtgccccTGTTCTCCACAACCATAACAAGTATATTTGTTAGCATTAAAATCACTAGATTTTTTGTTGCCATACCTCTCTTGGTTGGAGTATTTGTTGCGGTTCTTTTTCAAGAATTTGTTGAACTTTTTGGATAGCAAACTAAGAGTTTCTCCCTCACTCTCATCACTTGAAACTTGATTATTCTTGTGCTTGACAGCTTTTAAAGCAATGTTTCTCacatgcttatcttcactctcttgaatgTTTAGTCTATTCATCTCCACTCATGCTCcttaagctttccaaacaaggaaGTTGTAGTCAAAGATGTCAAATCCTTTGATTCTGAGATAACCGTGACTTTAGGTTGCCtagatctatcaagacatttgagaatcttgatattcaactcttctttgtcaaagaCCTTTCCAAGACTCATGAGCTGATTGACAATATGAGTGAATCGCTTTTGCACATCCGCAATCGATTCTACTTTAACCAttttgaacatctcatactcttggattataGTATGTTTCCTTGCCCTCTTTACATCGTTagttccttcatgagttacttctagggtatcccacatctccttagcagaTCTGCATTGAAAGAccttgaaaaactcatcagaatttaaggcagaggtgataatattttttgcaatgCAATTAAACTTTGCTCTTTTGTTTTCTACATCaatccattgggaccaaggcttttcaataaAAACTCCATCATTTTCAAGCTTAGAaataaaagggtcattttcaattgcatcccataTTCCTCTCTTTAtaaagagattcaacaaagatcttCATACGTAtcttccaaaattggtaattcaaaccacaataCAAATGTTGTCTGTTTATTGATGCACCCTCCCCAAAGGATAATTTTTCAGCCATaagaaaaagatttttaggatcaaacttgaatattttttaagaaccaagctcttgatgccaattgttaaaatatatggccttaaacaagagagaaagtgaattgtttatgaaagattttcgcaaactttgaagatataatgaaattcaatgcAGAATCACAGATACAGAAATTtagaaagcaatcaaacaaaactgtttaagttaattattataaaatcaacCGGTAGTTTTTGCGATTGaactggttgtttttatcaacagagttaaaaacaacttaaaagcataatttaaatgagtttagggcaagagaaaagcacacaagcaatttataccggttcactcttatcccaagagctacattcagtccccAAAAATCACTGGGtatctactatgcaatcaaaatccaaattacaaacaCACCACCAAAAAAGTGACTTTGAACACCTCAagtcacacacttcctttggcacataatcaccacaaaaatcagaacaccctctgattcTGAACTTACACAACAATATTTAGAAATATAAGAGATACAGAAAGGATTATAACTGATGAaagatcaaatcaaaagattacagcaatcctattccacttctttgagaaaatccaaaagcttgaatgcaaattttgaaaactcaaatttgttttcacACTTTCACAAATCTCTAAAAACTGTTTTACTTTTGAGGAACGCATAACAACCTTTTTAAATACTCCAAAagtttgttaaaaacatttaaagcaggaaCCTATTTcaattagaaaacatttaaagctgatTTGAAAACTTAACAGAAATTCTGTaatggattttcaaaaaacaatcggttgaattttcgaaacaaccgattgaattggtttgacagcaaagttaaccaagtcaaacagcttcaaacccttttcaaaaaccactaagtgtcaaacaaccgattgagtcgataaaacaacaggttgtttttccacttctttataaaacaatcttttttaaaaaaggATTTGATTCCAAACAGTTTTAGATtgaaacaaagagtggattacacattaATCTACCTAGATCCTATCCACACAAGCAACAActtcagccttgcatcaaacaccatggatttggagacatcaaagcttcaagatcatccttgatctacaatatactaacttttttttaatcggCAATCAATAAATTGAACAAAAAGGGAACACAGAGGGGtgttccaacccttttacaatattatttgttttttgttgATGAGTAGTAGGAACATAAGAAAAAACTGTCTTTGTAAAAGTAGAAAACATTCTCCATTGATGttggtggaagttgctacagctttagatacaaccgtcgtagaggttccatgggatgccaATATTTTTGGAAGGCATAGTGATGTATTATTGTACTTTCACATGTTTGATTTGTTGGACCTTGTATTCAAAAATCGGGAGTTAACATAATAGTTATGCAATTATGGATCATGTAAGttcaattattaaaatatttatactctttatttattatatatattactaataaCTTATTGAAGTTTAGGTATATTTGTGGATTATGTTTTCATGAGTGGAAACAAGATACATATGGGTTTTTAGACCATCAACACATTCAATCAATGGGTAACAAAAAGTTaaaaacacaaacatacatcaccactgccttaaagaatggaggaaaataaatttatatttctcCATATATCCATGAGTAAGTTCATATTCATTAAATAAGTTAtactaaattattgaaataagagaaactaactAATTTGTTATATATTATGCATCATTAGCAACTACTGATCATATATGTTCAAGATCATATCGTTGCATGGTTTTGCTCCTTGTATAAGAAACCtcctaactattttaaacacattatagataggtacaacaatttcatttaacatctattattacttatacattACATAATGTGTTATAACataaaatcttattattttagtgcttaTTCTGGATATAACATGTTGAGTGGGAGGGGAAGTGCAAACGCGAAAAAACTTACTTGGATGcaccttaaggtatttaaattatatttttttattttgacttgCAGTGCAATAAACAATCTGAAAATTATGAGTGTGGTTATTATGTGATGTAGTGGATACTATTATGTGAGCTGGAATTGATAGAAGTTGGGATCATGTTATATCTCAATACacaaacactttaaaatttgggGTTTACTATTTAtacactaatttaaaaaaaaattcaaatatcaCAATTTTTCAATGATCCACAACTGCTAGATTCAAAAATATTGGGATATGTCAAGACAACATGGTCAATTGTTCTCACTGGTTGACTCAAACGACAGTCTCTGTCCCTCCTATCTCCGCCTGAGAATCGAACTTCCTTGgttgaagaatctctcacctgcaaagacaaagggcgccttgacggccgtttacactccgacgctcaagtcaatattagggcaaagaaacactaagtgtataaagtagtttcagtcttagaaatcgTGTACCTTGCTAAGGTTTTTAGCGCcctgccctttatataggttgaaactagggtttacctctgttctgttacccatgtctagggttccttggagaatgtctgTTCTGTTACccatgtctagggttccttggagaatgtccttgcgccgctattacacaatcttagcgtaatctggcGCCATCTGTTAtgcgggtgccctaagtattcacatgtcatgcatgcaacttcccttggaaaccctaaccctagcGGGCCTTAGCGCCTCTGATGCGGACATCCAAGCCCAAGGGCCACGCACAACAAGAttggaatattaaaataaaataatattattattttatttggagtTAGGATTTGAACTCATGACCAAGTACAGAGTATCAACCTAACCACTAGGACAAATGATCATTCTTGAAATATAAGGATTGTAGTATcgtcttattttcttacaaacaagaaaagacctttgtaatttatACACTGTTGAAACTCAGAATAGGGACgaatattttgacaattttagaGAGTGTTTCTCTGCTAGGTTTTTCCCTGTatcttgcgatcttatcaagaatccaccaattcttgtggcgatcatccttaggcttatcaaactttgtttgtggcgccttcctttatccaggtttctattgttactgttttgaatttattccgttccgtaaccctaaattcccaattttattgtcatttctatttggattcatatcagTTGGTATTCAGGACAAAGGTTTGAGTCATAATATAATTATGCATCCTGTATTTTTTTTCCCTCATTACTGTTCACGGTACTGTTCACGACACTGTTTGTTCACGTACTGTTCACGGGGGGTACTGTTCACGACACTGTTCACGGtactgttaattttttttattttttaaaaaaaaagcataaacagaaaaaaaaaagaacaagagaaaaacagaaaaaaaaatagttcttaTTCAGTGCATACTTGGTGTTTGTTAAAAGTTCTAAAAGTGTCTTgtctacatattttattttctctatatattgtttttacttgctgtttttttaattgttttgcttGTTTGTTGATAGTGAAATTGTTCTTCACTATTTTGttctttactattatttttaattgattctaaTTGCTACTTTTGAAAGTGATTCTGGATTATTGATTGCTTGATTCTTGTAAGAACCTTAAGTAGAGAAAGAGTGGTAAAAGGAAGTGTGATcattagaaaaaaaacttattgTGTGAAACACGAGTGTTGAGTGTAAACACGTGAGAAAGTGGTGTGAGGCCCAAACTTATTGTTATTTGTAATCTGTTTACTTGAGCATGGCAGGGGAACCGTCAGATAGAGGACTGTCTCAACTACAGATGCAAGCCTTAACACAACACTTGGAAAGGATAATGAAATAACAAAGTGATGGACTCCATGAGAGGTTGGATCAAATGGAGCAAGCACAACAAGTAAATCCAGAAAATAGAGGGGGATAtaggaggaggagaagagaaAATGATGGAGAACAAAGAACTCTGAGAATTgatggaataaaattaaatattcccACATTCAATGGGAAAAGTGATCCTGATGCTTACTTGGAGTGGGAAATTAAAGTAGAGCATGTGTTTGCTTGCAATGAGTACAATGAGGAGCAGAAGATGAAGTTGGCAGCAGCTGAATTTCCAGCTTATGCTTTAACTTGGTGGAATAAATACCAAAGGGACAGAACTAGATATGAAGAACCCATGGTAGAAACTTGGACAGAAATGAAAAGGATTATGAGGAAGAGATATATTCCAACAAGCTACAATAGGGATTTGCAACTCAAACTTCAAAGAATGACTCAAGGAAATaaaagtgtggaagagtatttTAAAGAGATGGAGGTGACCATGATTAGATCTggaaagaatgaagaaaatgaagcaATCATGGCAAGATTTTTGAATGGATTGAATCATGATATTAAGGATCTTGTGGAGCTGCAAGAGTATGTTGACATGAAAGAGTTGTTGCACAAGGCTAACCAAGTAGAACAACAACTCAAGAGGAAGGGAATCATGAGGAGttctaacaataataaaaatttcaattggAAGGATAAGGCGATGAAGGATAAAGGAGTTCCCTCAAGTTCAGTCACATCTTCAAGTGGGAAGTCACCTCATAGATATAATAAATCACCACCTAAAAGGAAAACAAGTGAGGTAAAATGTTTCAAATGCTTGGGAAGAGGACATTATGCTTCAGAATGTCCAACAAAAAAGAATATGATCAGTTTATCAAAGACACAAATAGTCAGGGAACcttcaagtgaagaagagaaagaagaggtAGAGGTGGAGTTTGATACATTGGAGGGTGATTTGTTGATGATTCGGAAGCTTATGGGAAGCAAAATGCAAGCTTTGGACCAAacccaaagggaaaatattttccatactatATGTTCCATTCAAGGGAAAATATGTTCACTCATAGTTGATGGAGGAAGTTGCACCAATGTAGCTAGCTCAAGACTAGTTACCAAATTGAATTTGGAGACAAAATCGCACCCAAGGCCATACAAgcttcaatggcttagtgaagatgGAGAGATGAAAGTGAGTAAGCAAGTGGAGGTGCACCTATCCATAGGACAATATAATGATAATGTCTTGTGTGATGTGGTTCCAATGGAGGCAACTCACATTTTGTTAGGGAGGTCGTGGCAGTTTGACACCAAGGCTATTCATGATGGTTTCACCAATAAAATTTCTTTCATGCGGAATAATAAGAAGATCATTCTCAAACCATTATCTCCTAGAGAGGTGTGTGAGGATCAAATCAAATTGAGAGAAAAGATAGATGAGTGAAACACCTAAACAGAGCAAGAGTGAAACACTTAAAAAGATAGAAACACATGAGAGAAAAATGAGTGGATTACTGAAAGTGAATGAAGTGAAGAAGTTGCTACTTTCTAGAAAACCTCTTTATTTACCTTATTGCAAAAACAACACTTTGGTTGCTGACCATTTTAACCAAATTGATTTTCTTCCTAGTGTTGATTGTGTTTTGCAGGAAATCCAAACTCAAGTTGAAGAATTGATGAACAAAGGATGGGTACAAGAGACCATGAGCCCATGTGTTGTTCCAGTAATTTTGGTGCCTAAAAATGATGGTTATTGGAGGATGTGCACAGATTGCAGAGCACTCAATAACATTACCATTAAGTATAAACACCATATTCCCAGGTTAGATGATTTAATGGATGAATTGTATGGTGGttgtatattttcaaaaattgacTTAAGAAGTGGTTGCCATCAAATTAGGATTAGGAATGAGAATGAATGGAAAACTGTCTTTACAACAAAATATGGATTGTATGACTGGCGTGTGTTGCTATTTGGGCTAACAAATGCCTCAAACACTTTTATGAGATTAATGAACTATGTTTTGAGAGAATTTTTGGGCAAATTTTTTGTGGTGTATTTTGATGACATCTTGATCTAAAGCACTAGTTTGGAATTACATGAGGAACATTTGTGTGCTGAACTAATTATGTTTACatcatgttgagtttgcttaaATCCTTTAACTCCAATATATTCCTtaaacacatgaggaaagaaatGCTTTGATGCGAACATCCAAGCCCAAGGGCCACGCACAACAagattgaaatattaaaataaaataacaattattattttgtttggaGTTAGGAGTTAGGATTTGAACTCAGGGCCAAGTACAGAGTATCAACCTAACCACTGGGACAAATGATCATTCTTGAAATATAAGGATTGTAGTATcgtcttattttcttacaaacaagaaaagacctttgtaatttatACACTGTTGAAACTCAGAATAGGGACGgatattttgacaattttagagagtgtttctttgctagggtttttccctgtatcttgcgatcttatcaagaatccaccaattcttgtggcgatcatccttaggcttatcaaactttgtttgtggcgccttcctttatccaggtttctattgttactgttttgaatttattccgttccgtaaccctaaattctcaattttattgtcatttctatttggattcatatcagCCTCCAAGGACTATTTACCCGTGTCGTGCTTgaatgcgctatacacaccacctACATGGAtctctcgtgacttaggctttccTCATATATGATGTTTTAACTGGTAACTTAGTATAATTCTAGGGCCCACCTTGCATGACCCACTATTACTATCAGacaccgatgtccgatgtctgATGTCTCTCTTTGATGTCGATGTCTATGGCACCGATGTCCGAAGACTGACCAATACCCTGATATGTGCGTCTGGAGTCTACCTGACGTGGCTCACTTCTACTATCCGGCATGCGATGTTTGAGGTTCGTCGCTAAAGTCGATGatcgaggactggtcggtacatcAATGAatgattattataaatttttatagaattatttcatatattatatattataaaactttttgtaaaataatattatatgtgCTTAATTAATTATACGTAGtctttgatatttaaattaagatATTATATTCATTATACTCAGTCCAGCCAAGGCTCATCTTCAAACCCATCAATTCATAGCCCAAGTTGCATATCTCCTCCTTTTCAACTTCATTGCTCTTTCTttctgtttatttatttattgattcgTTTCAACCACTTTAACCCCACCAtcataaaacagcaaagcataGCATGAGAAAATCCAGTAATGGCATCTTCAACAACATTGTGTTTGGGTGTTCTAATTCCTCTGATATTGTTCCATAACTTGCATGCTTCATCTTCCTTGTCTCTCTCCGTAGAGAAGTTGAAAGAAGACGTGATAGTGTCATCACCCAAACCAACATTCACAGCAGGCTTTTACGCCGTCGGACACAACGCTTTCTGCTTCGCAATATGGTACACCAACTCACCCAACACCCTCGTTTGGATCGCCAACCGGGACCACCCCGTTAACGGAAGACGCTCCACCCTCTCCCTTCACAAATCCGGCAACCTCGTACTCACCGACGCCGCCCAGTTCCAAGTCTGGTCCACCGCCACCGCCACCACATCCAAACAAGTCCACTTACGTTTGCACGACAACGGCAACCTTGTACTCCTCGAAGATTCCTCCGACAACGCTGTTTTGTGGCAGAGCTTCGATTTCCCAACCGACACGCTTCTTCCAAATCAGCCTCTGAGAGGGAGCACCAACCTGGTTTCCTCGAGAAGCGGGAGCAACCACTCCTCCGGTTTCTACAAGCTCTTCTTCGACTTCGAGAATGTTCTACGCCTTATGTACCAGGGCCCTCGAGTTTCCAGCGTTTTCTGGCCTTACGCTTGGCTTCAGAGCAACAACTTCGGTAATGGCAACGGCAGATCTACTTTCAATGATAGCAGGGTTGCTTTGCTTGATGATTTGGGTGCCGTGCTTTCTTCCGACAACTTCACTTTCAGAACGATCGATTACGGGACGGTGCTTCAGCGGAGATTGACCCTGGATCATGACGGTAATGTGAGGGTGTACACCATGATAGATGGAGAAGAGAAGTGGGTGGTGTCAGGGCTGTTTCGCCCCCAACCTTGTTTTATTCATGGCATTTGTGGACCCAACAGCTATTGCACCAATGTCCCCACAATTGGAAGAAAGTGTTCCTGCCTTCCAGGTATTTCAGGAAAGTAGCAGAGGAAACAGTGAATTGGGGTCTTTTTGAATAAAGTTCTTACTAAAAGTGGTAAATAAGAAGTTAAAACGCATTGAGCTTCTTCGTCAACTAATGTTAAAATAAAGTAAGTTTTTCCCATGGATATTCTAAAACCAAATTTTGCTTTAGAAGTTGGAGTGAATATGTTGATTTGAAGTTACAAGATAAGTTTATTTACTTCATTTTACTTCGTATTTTCCCCCTTTATAATTGTTTATACATATGGTTGTCTTCTCCTGTAGTGTTCATTGAGAAATTTATGCTATCAGGTCACAGATGGGTTGATGGTCAAGACTGGACTCTAGGTTGCATACCGAATTTTGAACCTTGGTGCAACAACACTATGCAAGAGTCTCGTTTCGTGGGTTTACctgaatttgatttttatgGATATGACTATGGCTTCTATCCGAATCACACTTACGAAGAATGTGTGAATCAGTGCTTGCGATTGTGCCAATGCAAAGGGTTTCAGCATAGTCTTTCAGACCAAGGTGGTTTGGGTAGTCAGTGCTACCTGAAGACACAGTTGCTGAATGGGCATCGTTCAGCAGGTTTCACGGGATCATTCTTCCTGAGACTACCTTTGTCTCTTGATTATGAGAACCCCATCAATAATGGTTTGGTTTGTGGGGGAAATAGCGGAGGAGTGAAAGAACTAGAAAGACCGTATgtggaagaaaaagaaaatgaatcgGTGAGGTTCATGCTGTGGTTTGCGAGTGCCTTGGGAGGAATTGAGGTTTTGTGCTTCTTGATGGTGTGGTGTTTTTTGTTTAGGAATAATGCAGACAAACAAGCCTATGTTCTTGCTGCGGAGACGGGGTTTAGGAAATTCAGTTATTCTGAATTGAAACAAGCCTCCAAAGGTTTCAGTGAAGAGATTGGAAGGGGTGG harbors:
- the LOC137813985 gene encoding protein gar2-like, with product MNRLNIQESEDKHVRNIALKAVKHKNNQVSSDESEGETLSLLSKKFNKFLKKNRNKYSNQERYGNKKSSDFNANKYTCYGCGEQGHIKAECPNKENKENKSNKKEKKEKKKAYIAWDENDVSSSSSSSSEDEEANLCLMAKEEDDASSVSYCTSLNAENYSQLLQAFKETHEEAN
- the LOC137813996 gene encoding uncharacterized protein, translating into MGNRTDILQGTLDMGNRTERGIWDAIENDPFISKLENDGVFIEKPWSQWIDVENKRAKFNCIAKNIITSALNSDEFFKVFQCRSAKEMWDTLEVTHEGTNDVKRARKHTIIQEYEMFKMVKVESIADVQKRFTHIVNQLMSLGKVFDKEELNIKILKCLDRSRQPKVTVISESKDLTSLTTTSLFGKLKEHEWR
- the LOC137814004 gene encoding uncharacterized protein; this encodes MEQAQQVNPENRGGYRRRRRENDGEQRTLRIDGIKLNIPTFNGKSDPDAYLEWEIKVEHVFACNEYNEEQKMKLAAAEFPAYALTWWNKYQRDRTRYEEPMVETWTEMKRIMRKRYIPTSYNRDLQLKLQRMTQGNKSVEEYFKEMEVTMIRSGKNEENEAIMARFLNGLNHDIKDLVELQEYVDMKELLHKANQVEQQLKRKGIMRSSNNNKNFNWKDKAMKDKGVPSSSVTSSSGKSPHRYNKSPPKRKTSEVKCFKCLGRGHYASECPTKKNMISLSKTQIVREPSSEEEKEEVEVEFDTLEGDLLMIRKLMGSKMQALDQTQRENIFHTICSIQGKICSLIVDGGSCTNVASSRLVTKLNLETKSHPRPYKLQWLSEDGEMKVSKQVEVHLSIGQYNDNVLCDVVPMEATHILLGRSWQFDTKAIHDGFTNKISFMRNNKKIILKPLSPREVCEDQIKLREKIDE
- the LOC137818537 gene encoding putative receptor protein kinase ZmPK1, with the protein product MASSTTLCLGVLIPLILFHNLHASSSLSLSVEKLKEDVIVSSPKPTFTAGFYAVGHNAFCFAIWYTNSPNTLVWIANRDHPVNGRRSTLSLHKSGNLVLTDAAQFQVWSTATATTSKQVHLRLHDNGNLVLLEDSSDNAVLWQSFDFPTDTLLPNQPLRGSTNLVSSRSGSNHSSGFYKLFFDFENVLRLMYQGPRVSSVFWPYAWLQSNNFGNGNGRSTFNDSRVALLDDLGAVLSSDNFTFRTIDYGTVLQRRLTLDHDGNVRVYTMIDGEEKWVVSGLFRPQPCFIHGICGPNSYCTNVPTIGRKCSCLPGHRWVDGQDWTLGCIPNFEPWCNNTMQESRFVGLPEFDFYGYDYGFYPNHTYEECVNQCLRLCQCKGFQHSLSDQGGLGSQCYLKTQLLNGHRSAGFTGSFFLRLPLSLDYENPINNGLVCGGNSGGVKELERPYVEEKENESVRFMLWFASALGGIEVLCFLMVWCFLFRNNADKQAYVLAAETGFRKFSYSELKQASKGFSEEIGRGGGGTVYKGVLSDDRVVAIKRLHEVANQGESDFLAEVSIIGRLNHMNLIGMLGFCAEGKYRLLVYEYMENGSLAQNLSSSSTVLDWTKRYNIALGTARGLAYLHEECLEWILHCDIKPQNILLDSDYQPKVADFGLSKLLNRNNLDNSTFSRIRGTRGYMAPEWLFNLPITSKVDVYSYGIVVLEMITGRSPTAGIQITALDAESHNHGRLVTWVREQRRKGSSWVDQIVDPALGSNYDRNEMEILATVALECVEEEKDVRPSMSHVVERIQSHEHNS